Below is a genomic region from Balaenoptera ricei isolate mBalRic1 chromosome 3, mBalRic1.hap2, whole genome shotgun sequence.
TGTGCATCTACTGAAAAGGCTCAGGCTATAATGGCAAATTCATCAGAAGAATACATGGCATGTTCTCACTAtatcatataatttaaaatttcctaagatcttccttcatttttacttaaaaagcaAATCAGTCAAAGAATAGAACATACCTCCATCACCAGCTGATGAGCTCTGGACACCAACGTGAGGCCATTGGCATGATTAAATGTCTCAGAAATATCTTGCCCAAAGGTGTAACCAGCTCCTCGAGGAGATATACCCCAACCTCCACGGTCATCTGGATCTGACCATAGCAAGTCACACATTGGACCCTAAAAAGCAAGTTATATTTTAGATTGCCTTTTGCAAAATTGGTTAATATGTGATCTGAGTAAGTCACCAAGAGCAGCACCCTACTAAGTCACTTTTTGAACGGTGTTTGCTGAAAATGGTAAAAGGTTTTGCAGATAGagtcaaataaataagaaactatTTCCAGATGTCTTTAAGAGGCAGAGCCTACATCAATGAGTCCCAGTAGCAACAAGCCCTAACTAATTAATCTGCCTAGTGTATGCAAATTTCAATGTTAGGCAGCAGAGTTTAGTAACTAAGGCAGAAGCTCTTAAGACAACCAACACCTAGGTCTTAAACCCAGTCCCAGAGCTGTTGTGATCTTGGTAGGTTTCTTAACGTTAGCTTCTGAAGAATGGGGTCAACAAGAGTGTTCACACCACATGATCATTTTtgagaattaaacaagaaaatacaTACAATGAACTAAGTTacaattaaatatttcctttctctaaaaagttttttgaaaagaaaagattttattaCCAAAAATAAGGTCAATACCTCATGGGGAACTTCTTGTAGGCGATCAAGTGCTCTGATGTGATCCAGTGTATCTATGGATGGTGAGAGGCCACCATGTAGACAGAAGATCTGAAAAGAGTGGTTTACAACATTACcctcatttaaaataaactacaaacaTTCTGGACTAAGCTGCAGGCTGTAGCCCACATCACTTGGCCCTGCTGGTGTTTCTGTGTTCTGCCAGAACCAGGCTTGTTTCTGCAGATCTTTCTTTCTTGCCTCCCACTCTAAACTATGGAATACACTCCCTTTCTTCCTGATAAACCATCCCTACTGCACCCAAATCCCAATCAGCTCTTCTAAGCAAACATTTCTCTGACCTTACCCTCATCATAGACAATTATCTTCCTTCTCACAGAATTTCCTTGCAGTTTCTTATGTGCACTGCTCTACTGGGACCAGTAAATAGCTAATTACATCTCCCCAACATGTCCAGAAACAGCCCAAGAGGATGGACGGGCTACATCTTCCATCCCCCTGTGGTCCCAACATATAGTTCAGTGCCCCTCACAAAGAAGGCACTTCAAAGAAAAACCTCAAAGGGATGTGAGGATGGAAAAATAAGTTACTGTCACCTAAATTAAGAAAGCAGATTCTTGAAAATAATCGGCAATGTAAGTTTTAAGAAGACCTACATACCTGCCCATCCACCAAGGCAGTGAGAGGAAGATAGtcaaaaagatctgtaaaatatttccaaacatttgcatttccatacttCCGTAAACACTCATCATAGAAACCATATACTTGTGTGATCTGTCTGCTCTCATGATTTCCTCGAAGAATGGTGATGCGTTCACGGTAACGAACCTGAAACAACAAAGTTGAAAACAACATGAACGGCTGGCTCTttcaaaaaccaaataaaaatcaAGCAAACATTCTACAGGGAAATACAGAATTCCAACTTTGCTGGAAAAAACCTCCCACACCCCCACATCACACAAAAGTGAAATCACACCTACAGATCATTTATCCCATGGGGTATCTGCCAACCCCATTTCAACTAAAATCAAATTCTCACTACCACCAACTTTATCCCACGCATAATCATCAGCTGCAAAACTCCATCCATGAgtttttttattacattatacAACAACCAttacaatccagttttagaacctTTCCATTAACCCAAAAAGATCCCTCGTGCCTGTCTGCAATCACTCCCGACTCCCACTCTCAGCAACTACTGATACTTTGTCTCTTGAGATTtgcttttctagaaatttcatataaatggaatcaatatgtagtttttttgtgtgtgtggcttctttcacttagcagaatattTTTTAGACTCATCTGTGAATGGATCAGTGGTCTGTCTCATCTTACCACTCtgcacagtattccattgtatggctataccgtattttggttttttattcaCCAGTAGACTGAACATTTGGATTGTCcgcagtttttggctattatgaataatgttgctatgatcAAACCACATATAAGAAGTTTCTCTACgcatatatgctttcatttctcttggacgGATTCCTAAGTTTCTAATCTCTTCAACAAACTCACTAACATACGGTATTATACTAGCCTTATTGATGAAAGCCATTCTAATGGGCCTGATTctgactttaatttgcatttccctgatgactaaggtttgagcatcttttcatgtgcttaattaAtgaccattcatatatcttcttgggTGAAACATCTATCCAAATGTTTTGTCCACTTAAAAATTATGTCTTGttataggttttaaaaaaatatatatgaatacaagTACTTTTTTCTTAGTGATGTCTTTTGAAGgacaaaaaatcaatttttatgaagtctaatttatcagttttttaatggcttgtgtttttggtatcatatctaagacatctttgccaaacccaaggttacaaagattttctatgttttattttagaagtttCACAGTTTTAGCACTCATATTTAGATCTATGATTGACATTGATCCATTTGTAAGGTATGAGGTAGCTAACttcattttttgcatatggatgccCAACAGTTCCAGCACTATTTGCTTAAGTTTCCTTTCCCCTGTATTAAGCCTGCTAGGGCTACCATACGAGGTACCACAGACTGgaaggcttaaacaacagaaatttatttcctcacagttctagaggctagaagtccaagatcaagatcaaggtgtcagcagggttggttccttctgaaggcaTCTCTTCTTTGGCTAGATAACGGCCATCTTCGCCATGTGTCTTCtcatcttccctctgtatgtgtcctaatctcttcttataaggacaccagtcatatcggATTAGGGGTCacctgtatgacctcattttaccttaattacctctttaaaggccccacctccaatacagtcacattctgaggtactgggagttaggactgcaacatatgaatttggggaaggggtggtggtggcacaattcagctcataacacATTCAAACATAAACTCTTAAAGGCAGCATATTTATTCCTCCTCTGAGCACTGGGATTCATCCTGGGCTTTAAGTGCAGGTTAGCTTGCAAGGCTGCTTTCATAGCATCTAGAGTCACTGCAGAAACTTTCCATCATTTAATTCAACTCCTTCAATTTACAGATGCAGAACATAATGACCTCCAAAAATGTTTTGTAGCACTTTACATGATTCAGACCCGTAGCTTCATGAACACTTACACTTTGTTAATTGCCTAAAATTCAGCTCTTGCCAAAACCACATCTCATTGCTTCTCTAGTACTAGAAGATGCTGGCAGCCATCTTACCATTCtacatattctttaaaataaaatcatctccCCAAAAGTAAagtcaaataatttcttttaaggGAGAAAGGTCATCTCAAAAAAGCTTTTTACCGTTTTGTGTTTCACCTTCAGATCTCTGTATATCTCCCAGAGCTACAACTGGTATAAAACAACATGCTTTCTTTAATTATCATTTCTATTGTTCTAGATTATGTCATGTTTAATGGCTGCAAACTATTCCattgagataaaccataatttaGATATTCACTTACCATTAGATATTTATATCAATTCTTTCTCTGATATTTAAGATACAATTTATGTTTTCATGTAAGTAAAGCTCTCTTCCTCTTAAACTTCTTCCTCTGCACAATTATACGATTATTGTGTCAAAGGATATAAACATgccaatatttgaaatattttgctcctttaaaatacttcaaaaatatctagaaaaataattatattacctCTCATATCCCAAATTACTGAactaaaatttctatttaatcAGCTTTCTAGCATTTTTAAATCATCTGACTGAGGCATTTTCTTCCTTAGAAAATAACCTTCTTGTTTTTATTCTGTACCATTCCCTCATTCAGAATGAAGATAAACCTATGATTTATTAAGTCCCAAACCTGAATATCTAAATTCCTAAATGTGGGGATTTATTCTAAAAGCTAACATGCAGATGCAGAAAACCACAAATCACTGGGGAAAAAAGGACATTCAAGAGGACTGCCATACCCAATTCAAAATGCTCAAACATAAAATTGAAATTACCTTAAGAGCTACAAGCAGAGTAACTGTTTCAACTGAATAATATCCTCTGTCAACATAATCTCCCATAAACAAGTAATTTGTATCTGGCGATTTGCCACCAATTCTAAACAGTTCCATGAGATCATGAAATTGCCCATGCACATCTCCACAGACAGTGACTGGACATCGAACTTCTTGCACATTGGATTCTTTTGTCAGGATTTCTTTAGCCTAcagatagagaaaaataaaccaagaCATTTCACATTAAACAACATTAACAAAGATATGTTTAATTACACATAAGATATGTTTAAGTTACCCTTAATACAGCTTTAAAGGGCAGACTCAGCATAAGATCAAATTGCAAACAATTACAATCCCATTAAAATAAGAGGGCAAGACGATGCCTGGAACCTATCCACCAGCTAGCTCACCTCtgatacctagaaaaaaaaacatgtgtCAAGATACATAGTCCCATTCCTCTCATCAGTATCATGAGTTTTAGATCTATCAGTTGCTGTGTAAGTGCTAAAGAGATCATTATTAGCAGCCATATAAGATCAATGAAAATGGAGCAAGACACTCAGGTACCTAGTTCCCTAGCTTTAGAGTTCTAACTACAATGCACTCTAGGATTCCAGGTTACGAGGAGAGATTTCTTagtcctactttaaaaaaaaagatttttggaagacattaaaattttgtctgtattttgggttttttacaCTCTTTATATCAAAACATAAACTTATTTTACAATTGTGACTATTCAATATACATGGTTTTTATGCTGCTTTCAGAAAACTGTTTGGCATCCTATGCATTCCCCCCCCCATGTAACCACAAATTCAAACATCGAAACATCACTTTTAAGAGCAACATAATATTCCACTCAGTAGAAACTCTTTTATtcatttcaacacacatttattgatcatttactGTATGCCAAAAACTGTAAAGAGAACTGGGAGATAATCATTCGTTTGCTCAACCATGAGTGatactttgtgccaggccctgtgctagccCCTGGAGGTATAGTGAACAAGATAAAGATAGATCAttcccacaccagggctggggagggggtacaGGGGAACAACCACAAACAAGTAACCAAGTAACAAAGTACAGACTGTATTAAGTGCcatggaagaaagggagagagtaaCTGGTGGAGGCCACTTTTTAAGATATCACAACAAACAAGACAGCCCATAAACGTACACAGTGGAGCAGGAGAGGCAGACAATAAAAGATCATTACAAAAGAAAGGGCCAAGTGCTAAGACATGCTAGAGTAAGCAGCAGTGTTCCGGGCTCACAAAAACTGAGAGCTATGAAAACTGCCTGAGGTGCAAATAATGGGCGGGAGCTACAGAAACGGGATGGGAGTAGGGATGGGAGTAGGAAACCGGAGGACGTCAAACACCGGCAGATGCAATCATGTGTATAAAGTCCAAGGAGTTAAGCAGAAAAAGTTAACATGGCTAAAGCATAGCAtgcaagagaagagaagagagcagactggggtgggggcaggttaACAAACTACCCTGGTTTTTAGCACTGATAGTCCTGTATCCCAAGAAACACCTCAGTTGTACCCAGGCAAACCATGATGACAGTTGGTCACCCAGCTAGGAAATGTGGGAGGAGAATGGAGCATGGATATGGACTGAAAACAAGTCTAATCAAAGTAGTATTAAAACAAAGATCCACTGGCAGAAAATTTGATTAGTGAATTAAGGATTTCAGAGGTAGGGCTGTGGATATGGATATCTGAGGTGGAGTAGAGCTTAAAGGCCACCCACCAGTATTCAGGGACCAATCCACCGACAAGTCTTGCCTAGTCTCCTTCCAAAACATCTCAATCCATATGCTTCTATCTTCTTTGCCAAtatcctggtccaagccaccatcaacTAACCTGGATTATTGTGCTAGCCTCCGCAATAAACTCCCTGTTTCTAGTCTTCCTGCCTCCAATTTAATTTCCATGCAACAATCAAAgtgacagtttaaaaaattatcaccaGATTCATTTTATCCACCATTGTCTACACAGCACCTCGCTAAAACAATGCCCCACACGCTTAATATATATCTTGAGGGAATCAAGAACTTAAACTGAGACAGCTCATCTTTAGGGAGAGTCATGGATGTCTGCCAGGACAACAGCATCAGTACGGACCTGGAAAGTGGTACCAAGTTCTCTGGAGAATGAAGAAATAACAGGTAATAACCATAAGGAAAAATGTCCACGTATCTAGGTAAAGGACAGAAGCCTGAAAAACACAGGGAATTTTATCCTCAAATAGAAGGATGCAGAACCCATCCACCTGGGAGGGCTACTAGAGAAGGTTAAAGACTTCCTCAGGGAGAGTCAGTTAAGCCAAGAAGGTAAAAGTAATTTGCTCTCAGAATGGGTTTAAAGTGTTTTACTTCATATAtctaatcaacatttattgagcatcttctatgtGGGATCAGCAGTATGGAATGGTGTCCCAGAATGTACAGTGGGAGGCTGGGTCAAGGgaaggcaacacactgcaataTGGGGGTGAAACTATCATAAGAGAATTGTTGCTAATGAGCCATTGCTCATTACATTTTGAGTGACAACCAAGGATGTCAAGGACTGGTTTTAAGGTAGTGGTATGCAACCTTAGCGGCACATTAAAAAATCACTTGAGAAGCTCTTTAAAAATATCCAGATGCCCAAACTACTCCTCTCCCAATTAAGTCAGAATCTTTGTCTGTGGGATCCAAgcatcaataatttttttaagtctcccctccccaccctacaCTAGTGCTTTCTTAGGTGCAgccaagtttaagaaccactattTTCAAGTCTCCAAACATTTTGGGAAGCCTATTTCAGGACATTTACCAACCACTGACATCGCAATATTAGTTATTAATTTCatctaacatttttaaatttagaaaaaatttccACTGTGTTTCAAAAGGAGATATTTCTTAAGAAATACATATAATCCATCTCTCTACAGTCATTCCAACTTCCCAATTTATTATTACTAAAAAGCATAAGTTCACTAGGCATATTCCATTACTAAACCTGTTTGGAATTAATACCAGGCCTGATGTTTTCAGCACTTAGTACATACTAATGAAAACAGCTATGAATGAAAAGGTAGGTCCTACTTAAAAGAAATTtgcaggactcccctggtggctcagtgattaagaatccacctgccaatacaggggacgagggttcgagctctggtccaggaagatcccatgtgccgcgaagcaactaagcccgtgcaccacaatgactGAGCGTGGGCTCTaaaacccacgagccacaactactgaagcccgcgtgcctagagcccgtgcttcacaacaagagaagccacggcaatgagaagcccacgcaccacaaccaagagtagcccccgctcgtcacaactagagagagcctgcatgcagcaacgaagaccgaacacagccaaaagtaaaaataaaataagtttattaaaaaaaatttttttttaaaaacacactttttGGGTTTTTGTCTCAACTTATCAGCTCTCAGATGATGACTACACAAAATACACTAGTCCCAGAACACCACAACAAAAGACTGTAGACGTCCTTATTAAAGATTATTCTAGTCAGGAAAACTAATCATAGCATAGCTTCTCTCAGACATCTCTTTTTCTATCACAGGAGTCAGGCCTTATAAATCCCAGAAGCACCTAATAGCACCCCCCTCTATGGGTCACCCAATGGGACCTCTAATGAGTCACCTTTAGTGCCTCCAGGCCTTCACCAACCATCAgttgacgcggagcaactaagcccatgcgccacaactaccgagcctgtgctccagagcccgcaagccacaactactaaagcccacgtgcctagagcccatgctccacgacaagagaagccaccgcaatgagaagcccgtgacccacaacgagaaagaagcccgcacacagcaacgaagagtagcccccgctcgccgcagcccgcgcgcagcaacgaagacccaacacagccaaagagaaataaataaaaaattaatttatatatataaaaaaatttttgattgaATGTATTCCAAAAACAAAAGTACACTGTCACAGTTAATAGTATCACTGACACTCCATAACCTGTGTGAACTACACTTTGCATGACTATCTAGGTAATCTAATGTTTGTCTTCCAGGTGCACTCTAGAACAAAGGTTCTCAACCTTCTTTCCAGCCCCTCAACaacagaaaggtaaaaattcccATTGGTGGTAGTAACTAAATGACTAAGGCAGAGGTGGGGACAGGGTGTGCCAGAGTGACTGGCCAGCTGGTCACGTAGTTTAGAAAACACCCAGATGCAGATACGTCTCTGTCACtgctttgtttatccattccaaacTACAATACCAATAGCAACCATGTATTGTGAAGAAATTAAGCTGTTAATCCCAGATTGCTCTTCACAGTTTTTtcagaccccacccccacccgcagCCATTTACTGGCAACCAGATCTCTGTCAGCCTCTTCTACAACTTCTGCTCCAGAAGCTGAAAGCAAGCctattttaaacaacaaacaaaatcttTCCCCTTCCCAGTTCTAGTCCATTTCAGATCTCACTTGTGTAGGAGAGAGCAGGTTGAGGGTTTTTTCAGAAAAGGATGGTAATGTGAAATGGGTaaggaaaaaggtaaaaataagaaaaacaggtcaaagtataaagaaaatggtaaggggtggggggtggttctATGCCACACATAACTTTTCCTGCCTCTCCTCAGCACCCTCAAAAAAGACccctctctgggacttccctggtggcgcagtggttcagaatccacctgccattgcagaggaacacgggttcgagccctggtacgggaagatcccacatgccgtggagtaactaagcccgtgagtgcgccactactgagccttcgctctagagcccgcgagccacaactcctgaagcccgcgcgcctagagcccgtgctccgcgacaagagaagccacagcaatgagaagcccgcgcaccgcaacaaagagtagcccccactcgctgcaactagagaaagcctacgtgtagcagcaaagacccaacgcagccaaaaataaataaataaatttacaaaaacaaacaaaacacaccaaCCCTCTCCACCATGCATCAACCCAAACCCAATGTCTCCTGGTTTTCCTAGCTTATCTCCTCCAAACCAAACAAGCAATATTCCACAGGTAACTGACAAACCTGACTTACAATGagatagaggaaaaaaagaacaccaGACTACTGTTAACTCAAATGCTGTTCCAGTGCCCATCATTTTTTCTATAGCATGAGTTTCACCTTAGTCCTATTGCCCATATTTGCAGACACAGAACTCTTGGCTCTGAtagagaaaacaaaggcagagtggggcagggggtggggggaacttgTGTGTCTGAACAGAAGAACTGTTCACCTTTTTGGTGTTTCCTCATTAGGTCAACTCAAAACCAACTGCACTACTGCTTCACGCCTGGGAGATCAAAGAATACACACAGGCAAACAGCCTTGACTGTGGAAGCTATGAGGATAAAAAGAAGGGCATTTTAACAAGCTTAATGAACAATATACATGTCAGTTACACTttattagaatatttattttagaactcgGTCTCTGGATCATGATTTACAGTATCTGAGAATACATAGAAAATTAACTGAGGTTTATCATCTCACTTATCTTATTTGAGAGACAAATGCAGTTAGCCACGTCCAACATTGAAAAATAAGTCCTGTTTCCTCCTCCAGGAGAGAGTGGGACAACAGTATGTGACGTGAATAGGAAGCCTTAAAGAACAAATATGCTTTCTTTTACAGAGCTGTTGATTCTACAGTTCAGTCTGGCCCCAATTCATCTGTGTCTTCATTATTAACACTACCTCAAAAAAGAGAAGGGGGCTGTGAAGCAAGGCTAAAACATTGGGATTACAAACCATAAACCTAGGCAATCTCAATTTAGCCCCTGTAGTCAAGTCACTTTATCTTTCTGAGCTGTGGTTTCCATCCCTAACTGAGGATAATTGTCTCATAAACCTGTTAAGAGAACTGTGTATGTGAAAGAATGATGAAAACAATATTCTGTATCATGCTCCCCCCACAACTGCTTGTTCTCAATATTCAAATTACCTTTATGGAAATAAGCCAaaccacattttaaattaaacacacatacagactgaaatatATTACCCATTTCATATAGGAATTTAACCTTGGTCAAGTACTTGCAGGTCATCCAACTAGCAGGAAGACTcatactgcattttatttatagtGCTTGTAGAGCAATGGAAAACAGCATACCTAGGTAAAGAactcctttggaaaaaaaaatctggctatcaaacaacattctccacaagttTGGTAAGACGTGAAAGCACAAAGCCAAAAATCATACCTAAATGAAACCACTGCTGAACATAACAAAAGACTGTTTACTATGGTTAAAGCAAAAACAAGCTGATACTATTTACTTCTTCCCATAGGTAGATGGAAACATACCAGTCCAGTTATACAGGTGTAGCAAATGACTACAGAGCTGTGACTATAGGCAAAACTGCTTCACTCACAACAAATTTTTAAACAACCAACAAATTATGATCCCCAAAATGACAAGGTATATTGCACACACAACAACCCTGTCTTTGATATAGACTTTAATCACATCTTGGGGGAAAATAGCTTAACTAATTAATAACATAAAAACCATATCCACCCTTGTCTATAAACACACTTTCCTTCTTATAATCAAAGGAATTATCAACTATTACCAAATAGTTATCTCCACCAAGTatcgtttctttaaaaaaaaaactattatagtAATGAGAACTTTTGCTTCACTAAAAAGATTTGTACAAAAGATGTTTCAAGTCATGCACCCTAACTTATCCCATATACCTAAAAAGCTGCCTTCAAATTAACTTAGTTTGGAAGGTTAATAATGCTCCAAAAGTTGGAATACTTACAAGTTAAAAACAGTTTGAaggctgtgtgatagccccccaAAAGGATTCGTGTTTTGGAAATCtagcttcaaatattttctccttttttttggctCTAAGAATTAAAATCTTGACACAGTAGATGAGCAATGGAGATTTCAGCATAAATTGATTAACCTCACTACATCTTAGTTTTACAAACACGTGGCAAACAACGACCATTTACCAGATGGATCAAGCTTCAGCCACCCCACTGTAACTCCAGTATTATCTTCTGTTGTCTCCAACACAAACCCTCTACTTCTGTGTTCCATCTACTACTGACTTCCAACTACATTCAGGCTCCTTGAGAATAAGCATGATTATTTTTCACTGCTTTTCATTCATCTCATAAAAGTAAGCAATCTTGGATATCCAGTAAGTATTCAATATTTAAACACAAAGTACTAATTTAAAATGGAACTGTATAATCTAAGATTAGAAGGAACCTtggaacatatattttaattctagTTTATAGACAGGAAAACGTGGACCAAGTGAAGTGGTTGCCTCAAGGTCAATCACAATTAGTTAGTGGCAGAAAGAGGACTAGTGTCCAGTTCTAACTCACAGTCCAGTGGTCTTCCAATTACATCACTGCTCTCTTGCGATGTTTTCTACACAAATAACTAGTCATCTATCCAACTACTGACTCAAAAGTCTTAAACAGAGTAAAAACTCAACCTTAGAAGTCATTAAAATCACCACTTATGGTACCTAGAAACTAAGACCTAACACtataca
It encodes:
- the PPP2CA gene encoding serine/threonine-protein phosphatase 2A catalytic subunit alpha isoform, producing MDEKVFTKELDQWVEQLNECKQLSESQVKSLCEKAKEILTKESNVQEVRCPVTVCGDVHGQFHDLMELFRIGGKSPDTNYLFMGDYVDRGYYSVETVTLLVALKVRYRERITILRGNHESRQITQVYGFYDECLRKYGNANVWKYFTDLFDYLPLTALVDGQIFCLHGGLSPSIDTLDHIRALDRLQEVPHEGPMCDLLWSDPDDRGGWGISPRGAGYTFGQDISETFNHANGLTLVSRAHQLVMEGYNWCHDRNVVTIFSAPNYCYRCGNQAAIMELDDTLKYSFLQFDPAPRRGEPHVTRRTPDYFL